The proteins below come from a single Mesobacillus jeotgali genomic window:
- a CDS encoding PadR family transcriptional regulator gives MEDKVLRKLFLGFIQIHILHHAKEEPIFGLWMLEELKEHGYTISAGTLYPILHSMESDGLLLKEERNVEGKIRKYYRTTDKGNKVLGEARKKAYELFREIKD, from the coding sequence ATGGAGGATAAAGTCCTCAGGAAACTTTTTCTCGGATTCATCCAAATACATATTTTGCATCATGCGAAGGAAGAGCCGATTTTTGGGCTATGGATGCTGGAGGAGCTTAAGGAGCATGGCTACACCATTAGCGCGGGCACCCTATATCCAATCCTCCACAGTATGGAATCGGACGGTCTTCTGTTAAAAGAAGAAAGAAATGTTGAAGGGAAAATCCGGAAATACTACCGGACAACAGATAAAGGCAACAAAGTGCTTGGTGAAGCCCGGAAAAAGGCTTATGAATTGTTCAGGGAAATCAAGGATTGA
- a CDS encoding ABC transporter permease, translating to MDVVMDLSFLQLAAAYIFILILIVIVRVRGIPREKEILLATVRMSLQLVLVGYLLVYLFDNPNPFYTLVIIAIMQIFAIYNVYKRTKYPLGGAMKKHIAFAMAIGILTSLFFFILVVLDVTPWYEPRYFIPIAGMIIGNSMTGVSLGVNNLVSGFEANKAQIEGALMLGATPKQAAKKVVNQAFDAAMLPTINSMVGMGIIFLPGMMTGQILSGTSPIVAVEYQIAIMLGIVGSVSLSVILYLQLAYKSFFNERLQLVMKEKKK from the coding sequence ATGGACGTTGTAATGGATTTATCCTTTCTGCAGCTTGCAGCAGCATATATTTTCATCCTGATTTTGATCGTCATTGTCAGGGTCCGCGGGATTCCGCGAGAGAAAGAAATCCTGCTGGCGACCGTGCGCATGTCCCTCCAGCTAGTCCTGGTCGGGTATCTGCTCGTTTATCTTTTTGATAATCCGAATCCCTTTTATACGTTAGTGATCATTGCCATCATGCAGATTTTTGCGATTTATAATGTCTACAAACGGACGAAGTATCCGCTCGGCGGGGCGATGAAAAAGCATATTGCCTTTGCGATGGCAATCGGCATCCTGACGAGTCTGTTCTTTTTCATTCTCGTTGTCCTGGATGTTACTCCATGGTACGAGCCGCGTTATTTCATCCCGATTGCCGGGATGATCATCGGGAACTCGATGACAGGTGTTTCCCTCGGTGTAAACAACTTGGTATCAGGATTCGAGGCGAACAAAGCACAAATCGAGGGGGCTCTGATGCTTGGGGCAACTCCGAAGCAGGCGGCGAAAAAAGTGGTCAACCAGGCCTTTGACGCCGCAATGCTGCCAACGATTAACTCGATGGTCGGCATGGGGATCATTTTCCTGCCTGGAATGATGACAGGGCAAATCCTCTCCGGAACATCGCCAATCGTCGCGGTAGAATACCAGATCGCGATCATGCTCGGAATCGTCGGCAGCGTGTCACTGTCGGTGATTCTCTATTTGCAGCTGGCCTATAAATCGTTCTTCAATGAACGACTACAATTAGTGATGAAGGAGAAAAAGAAATGA
- a CDS encoding GerAB/ArcD/ProY family transporter: MKVHIEPKPQNMVNTFLLIFVIHSMQVGVGIQGFQRIIYMEARHDAWISVILSGIATAIIGFIMVKTLSLYENSDIYGIQYDVLGKWLGNLINILFVIYFLGGFHIIVRNYVEVLQAWVFPEVPNWLIALTLVYLVYYGLNGGLRTVVGVSFFSVILSLWLIMLLAYPFQFTNWDYLFPMFEAKITEILRGAKQMTFTVIGFEIIYVIYPFLKEKDRVHKYMQYGLGFTTILYLALMVVSLAYFSGGQLERTIWGTLSLFKIVRFPFIERFEYVAITFWVLLILPNLMLYMWAATRGISRIFNKKEQKVSWVLLLFIFLTLLYPLSRVQINLFNDYFARGALYIVFAYPLLLFGVVLIKKKLFGKKDEANAQ; this comes from the coding sequence ATGAAAGTTCACATCGAGCCTAAGCCTCAAAACATGGTCAATACATTCCTGCTTATCTTCGTGATTCATTCTATGCAGGTGGGCGTTGGCATCCAGGGCTTCCAGCGGATCATCTATATGGAAGCAAGGCATGATGCCTGGATTTCCGTCATTCTTAGCGGGATTGCCACTGCCATCATAGGGTTCATTATGGTAAAAACATTAAGTTTATATGAGAATTCTGATATATATGGAATCCAATATGATGTGCTTGGAAAGTGGCTCGGCAACCTGATTAATATCTTGTTTGTCATCTATTTTCTTGGAGGCTTCCATATTATCGTTCGGAATTATGTCGAAGTTCTGCAGGCATGGGTTTTCCCTGAAGTCCCGAACTGGCTGATTGCTCTGACTCTCGTATACCTTGTTTACTATGGCTTGAATGGCGGGCTGCGGACAGTTGTGGGTGTCAGCTTTTTTAGCGTTATCCTATCTTTGTGGCTGATAATGCTGCTCGCCTACCCCTTCCAGTTCACTAACTGGGATTACTTATTTCCGATGTTTGAAGCGAAGATAACTGAAATACTAAGAGGGGCAAAGCAAATGACATTCACGGTCATCGGCTTTGAGATCATTTACGTTATCTATCCCTTTTTAAAAGAAAAAGACAGGGTCCATAAATATATGCAATATGGTCTTGGGTTCACGACTATCCTGTATCTTGCGCTCATGGTCGTCTCCCTGGCCTATTTCAGCGGCGGCCAGCTGGAACGGACAATTTGGGGTACGCTTTCCCTTTTTAAAATCGTTCGCTTTCCCTTTATTGAACGCTTTGAATACGTGGCAATCACTTTTTGGGTCTTGCTGATCCTGCCAAACCTGATGCTCTATATGTGGGCAGCCACTCGGGGAATCTCAAGGATTTTCAATAAAAAAGAACAAAAAGTAAGCTGGGTTCTCTTACTATTCATTTTCCTGACCCTGCTTTATCCGCTCAGCAGAGTGCAGATTAATCTATTTAACGATTATTTCGCGAGGGGTGCTCTCTATATTGTTTTTGCCTATCCATTACTCCTGTTCGGCGTTGTTCTGATCAAGAAGAAATTATTCGGTAAAAAGGATGAAGCCAATGCGCAATAA
- a CDS encoding MATE family efflux transporter, producing MPQTNKGRLKIITVLAIPAVIENFFQTVLGFVDTYFVSKIGLAEVSAVGVTNAVLAIYFALFMAIGVAANVRIANFLGANLPEKARHISQQSIVLAAVFGILTGIITLIFAEPLLKLMGIEAEVLEAGALYFRIVGIPSIVMSFMFVLSAILRGAGDTKSPMKVSIVINIINAVLDYVLIFGFLFIPEMGIVGAALATVFSRLIGSIALFYYVNRTETLTFRKDYWSIDKTHLMELTTLGAPAAGERLVMRAGQIVYFGFVVALGTNAFAAHQIAGNIEVFSYMIGYGFATAATILVGQQIGAGNLDEAKHYARLSTYLTVGSMTVLGALLFFLGDWAGSFFTEDQQVINNIGTALKISGVFQPFLAVLMVLTGAFQGANNTKFPMYLTGFGMWAVRTVLVYLLGIKLGWGLAGVWIAIGADIAFRAIVLAIQFKRGKWMALEKAPDPESHCHPQTAKENMSACANNY from the coding sequence ATGCCGCAAACAAACAAAGGGCGGCTGAAAATCATTACTGTGCTGGCAATACCGGCAGTTATCGAGAATTTTTTCCAGACGGTCCTCGGTTTTGTTGACACCTACTTTGTTTCTAAAATTGGGCTGGCCGAAGTCTCAGCCGTAGGGGTAACCAATGCAGTCCTTGCTATTTATTTTGCCTTGTTCATGGCAATCGGGGTAGCGGCCAATGTCAGGATTGCGAACTTCCTTGGTGCGAATCTGCCGGAAAAAGCCCGGCATATTTCACAGCAATCCATCGTCCTTGCAGCGGTTTTTGGTATTTTAACAGGAATTATAACGTTGATATTTGCAGAGCCGCTGCTGAAGCTTATGGGCATAGAAGCCGAAGTCCTCGAAGCAGGAGCCCTATACTTCAGGATTGTCGGAATTCCGTCCATTGTAATGAGCTTTATGTTTGTTTTAAGCGCCATCCTGCGGGGGGCGGGCGATACAAAATCACCGATGAAGGTCAGCATTGTCATTAATATCATCAATGCTGTTTTGGATTACGTTCTCATCTTCGGGTTCTTGTTCATCCCTGAAATGGGGATTGTCGGAGCCGCATTGGCAACGGTATTCTCCCGCCTGATTGGCAGCATTGCATTATTTTACTATGTGAATCGTACAGAAACGCTTACCTTCCGCAAGGATTACTGGAGCATTGACAAGACTCATTTGATGGAGCTGACAACCCTCGGAGCTCCTGCCGCGGGTGAGAGGCTGGTCATGCGCGCGGGGCAAATCGTTTATTTTGGTTTCGTCGTAGCCCTCGGAACCAATGCATTTGCGGCCCACCAGATTGCCGGCAACATTGAAGTGTTTTCTTACATGATTGGCTACGGCTTCGCCACAGCGGCCACCATCCTTGTTGGCCAGCAAATCGGAGCCGGGAACCTGGATGAGGCAAAGCATTATGCCAGGCTATCGACATATCTTACAGTTGGCTCAATGACCGTACTCGGAGCCTTGCTCTTTTTCCTGGGCGACTGGGCCGGCAGCTTTTTTACTGAAGATCAACAGGTTATTAACAATATCGGTACAGCACTGAAAATTTCAGGTGTTTTCCAGCCATTCCTAGCCGTATTGATGGTGCTGACTGGCGCATTCCAGGGTGCGAACAACACCAAGTTCCCGATGTATCTGACAGGATTCGGGATGTGGGCTGTACGGACGGTGCTAGTCTATCTCCTTGGAATCAAGCTAGGCTGGGGCCTTGCGGGTGTCTGGATCGCGATTGGCGCCGACATTGCATTCCGTGCCATTGTGCTGGCTATTCAGTTCAAACGCGGGAAATGGATGGCACTCGAAAAAGCGCCAGATCCAGAATCTCACTGCCATCCGCAAACGGCAAAAGAAAACATGTCCGCCTGTGCCAATAATTATTGA
- a CDS encoding sodium-dependent transporter — protein sequence MEKEQWSSKIGFVLAAAGSAIGIGAIWKLPYVTGVSGGGAFFLMFILFSLFIGLPLLLAEFVIGRSTGKEAIRAYLEIAPKSKWYLIGILGVVTSFVLLSFYSVVGGWISLYFVKGLAGGVIKEGADYGELFGQTISSPRSVLAAQAAFLLITIMVVAKGVQSGIEKASKILMPALFLLFIILIIRSLTLDNALAGVKFFLAPDFSSITSESILFAMGQSFFSLSVGVSVMVTYSSYLPKKGSIVQPALSVVGMNLFIALLAGLAIFPAVFSLGFEPAEGPGLLFVVLPAVFEKMVFGELFLLLFLALFLFATLTSAFSMLEIVVATLAKGNQKKRAKFSWIAGGLIFLLGIPSALSFGTMAEAAIFGKNIFDTADFLVSNILMPLGVLLISIFVPLKIKKEVLRQELLQQSKAGSWLFTLWYNVMRFVVPLVIIIVFLDSLGVL from the coding sequence ATGGAGAAAGAACAATGGTCATCGAAAATCGGGTTCGTCCTGGCCGCTGCCGGTTCGGCAATTGGCATCGGAGCGATCTGGAAGCTGCCATATGTAACGGGAGTGAGCGGCGGCGGGGCATTTTTCCTGATGTTTATTCTATTTTCGTTATTCATCGGACTGCCCTTATTGCTGGCGGAGTTTGTCATCGGCCGCAGTACCGGCAAGGAAGCGATCCGTGCCTACTTGGAAATCGCGCCGAAAAGCAAATGGTATTTGATTGGGATACTTGGAGTCGTCACCAGCTTTGTGCTGCTTAGCTTCTACAGTGTGGTCGGCGGCTGGATCAGCCTTTATTTTGTAAAAGGGCTGGCTGGCGGAGTGATCAAAGAAGGAGCCGATTATGGCGAGCTGTTCGGACAGACGATCAGCAGTCCCAGGAGTGTGCTCGCAGCCCAGGCTGCCTTCTTATTGATTACGATTATGGTCGTGGCCAAAGGAGTGCAATCCGGGATTGAAAAAGCGAGCAAAATCCTGATGCCAGCTTTGTTCCTGCTTTTCATCATTCTGATCATCCGTTCACTGACGCTTGATAACGCGCTTGCTGGCGTGAAGTTTTTCCTCGCTCCTGATTTTTCAAGTATCACTTCGGAAAGCATCCTGTTCGCGATGGGGCAATCGTTTTTCTCCCTGAGTGTCGGCGTATCGGTAATGGTAACCTACAGCTCATACCTGCCGAAAAAAGGCAGCATCGTCCAGCCTGCCCTATCGGTTGTCGGGATGAATCTTTTTATCGCACTGCTTGCCGGGCTGGCGATCTTCCCTGCGGTTTTCTCGCTCGGATTTGAACCGGCAGAAGGACCTGGGCTGTTATTCGTCGTCCTGCCAGCTGTCTTTGAAAAAATGGTTTTCGGGGAACTGTTCCTGCTGCTGTTCTTGGCATTGTTCCTGTTTGCGACACTGACCTCCGCTTTCTCGATGCTTGAGATTGTCGTTGCCACCCTTGCAAAAGGCAATCAGAAAAAGCGGGCAAAATTCTCATGGATTGCCGGCGGATTGATTTTCCTGCTTGGGATCCCTTCTGCCCTTTCATTCGGAACGATGGCAGAAGCGGCGATATTCGGGAAGAACATCTTCGACACAGCCGATTTCCTTGTAAGCAACATTTTGATGCCGCTTGGAGTACTGCTGATTTCGATATTTGTCCCACTTAAAATCAAAAAGGAAGTACTGCGACAGGAGCTGCTGCAGCAATCAAAGGCCGGGAGCTGGCTCTTCACTCTCTGGTACAATGTGATGAGGTTTGTCGTGCCTCTAGTTATTATCATCGTGTTCCTTGATTCACTAGGAGTTTTATAA
- the chrA gene encoding chromate efflux transporter: protein MTEKKRVTFQSLLEILMVSTRLGLTSFGGPVAHLGYFHEEYVRRRKWLDEKSYADLVALCQFLPGPASSQVGIGVGLMRGGLLGGLFAFLGFTLPSVLALIIFAIILQGFDIGDAGWIHGLKIVAVAVVAHAILGMAQKLTPDLPRKTIALFALATTLLWQTVFTQIGVIIVAGILGYVLFKSHHAAEDDRMTFSLSKSVGYISLALFFGLLILLPILREATSLNWIAMFDSFYRSGSLVFGGGHVVLPLLEREFVPTGWLSEEAFLAGYGAAQAVPGPLFTFAAYIGAMINGWQGGLLATPAIFLPAFLLILGTLPFWDALRRNSKISRALMGVNAAVVGILIAAFYHPIWTSSILEPSDFVFAAVLFSMLVYWKLAPWIVVVTGAVGGLVLSMIF, encoded by the coding sequence ATGACAGAGAAAAAAAGAGTTACCTTCCAGTCGCTGCTGGAAATTCTGATGGTTTCCACCAGGCTCGGCCTGACATCATTCGGCGGGCCTGTCGCCCACCTCGGCTACTTCCATGAAGAGTATGTCCGCCGCAGGAAGTGGTTGGATGAAAAAAGCTATGCTGATCTGGTGGCATTATGCCAGTTCCTTCCCGGTCCCGCAAGCAGCCAGGTTGGTATCGGCGTTGGTTTAATGCGCGGCGGATTGCTCGGTGGATTGTTCGCATTCCTCGGATTCACGCTGCCTTCGGTTTTGGCACTGATTATTTTTGCGATTATTTTACAGGGATTTGATATTGGCGACGCAGGCTGGATTCATGGCTTGAAAATTGTCGCTGTAGCAGTAGTGGCCCACGCGATCCTCGGAATGGCGCAGAAACTGACTCCCGACCTGCCGCGGAAGACGATTGCATTATTTGCGCTCGCTACAACGCTGCTGTGGCAGACCGTGTTCACGCAAATCGGCGTCATTATCGTTGCGGGTATTTTAGGATACGTTTTATTCAAGTCCCATCATGCAGCAGAGGATGACAGGATGACTTTTTCACTATCCAAAAGTGTGGGCTATATCAGCCTTGCTTTGTTTTTCGGCTTGCTGATCCTCCTGCCTATTTTACGAGAGGCGACTTCATTGAATTGGATCGCGATGTTCGACAGCTTTTATCGTTCCGGCTCGCTTGTGTTTGGCGGCGGCCATGTAGTCCTGCCATTGCTTGAACGTGAATTCGTTCCGACTGGCTGGCTGAGCGAGGAAGCCTTCCTTGCTGGTTATGGTGCTGCCCAGGCTGTTCCTGGCCCATTGTTCACATTCGCTGCCTATATCGGGGCGATGATTAACGGCTGGCAGGGCGGCTTGCTTGCGACACCGGCAATCTTTTTGCCGGCATTCCTGCTGATTCTTGGTACTCTTCCATTCTGGGACGCGTTAAGGAGAAACAGCAAAATCAGCCGCGCGCTAATGGGCGTTAATGCAGCCGTTGTCGGAATCCTGATCGCCGCGTTCTACCATCCAATCTGGACGAGTTCAATTCTTGAGCCAAGTGATTTTGTATTCGCGGCCGTGCTGTTCAGCATGTTGGTATATTGGAAGCTTGCACCGTGGATTGTTGTTGTTACCGGAGCGGTTGGCGGATTGGTTTTATCGATGATTTTCTAA
- a CDS encoding ATP-binding cassette domain-containing protein, which yields MFELKNVQVDGIVHIDELTIPSNQFTCIVGPSGSGKSTLLRLLNGLSSPDHGEILFKNKSISTMDPLQLRRTVVMVSQAPVIFDGSIEDNLQIGRSFSEKEPASVKKMEEMLQLFLLDKRLDEEAEHLSGGEKQRLSWARAMLLDPEVFLLDEPTSALDEDTARTVLSRFYEYANRNFKTVIMITHSKELAGLVAENTIDMSQYSIDSGVS from the coding sequence TTGTTTGAGCTTAAGAATGTACAAGTAGATGGGATCGTTCATATCGATGAGTTGACCATTCCGTCCAATCAATTCACCTGCATCGTCGGACCAAGCGGCAGCGGAAAATCGACGCTCTTGAGATTATTGAACGGTCTATCGAGCCCAGACCATGGAGAAATCCTTTTTAAAAATAAATCCATCAGCACCATGGATCCCCTTCAACTCAGGAGAACCGTTGTCATGGTTTCGCAAGCGCCGGTCATTTTTGATGGAAGCATTGAAGACAACCTGCAGATTGGCCGTTCTTTTTCTGAAAAAGAGCCGGCCAGTGTTAAGAAAATGGAAGAAATGCTACAGTTATTTCTGCTTGATAAAAGATTGGACGAGGAAGCGGAACACCTTTCCGGAGGCGAGAAACAGCGGCTCTCCTGGGCACGGGCAATGCTGCTTGATCCTGAAGTGTTTTTGCTGGACGAGCCGACGTCTGCGCTGGATGAGGATACAGCCCGTACTGTGTTATCAAGATTTTATGAATATGCTAACAGAAATTTTAAAACAGTCATCATGATCACCCATTCGAAAGAACTTGCGGGCCTTGTCGCCGAGAATACAATTGACATGTCGCAATATTCAATCGACAGCGGGGTGAGCTGA
- a CDS encoding nitrite reductase, which produces MTTMDNLVKLAVNGGIGFGSKLNSKQLLVLAKYMEEDQELELTTFQQLYIEIPESRKDEAIAEFEQAGLSCYPVGSFVKSLRTCNFCKGAEEEGMPVAIELNKRIAGKPVPFTLKPAYTGCPVGCGEPLINDIGIMKVKDGYSLYAGGKSKGQDAAAGTLLFEQLTPDELYQKVDRLIEIYSEQGRKREQMHKFINRFGKAELIELLK; this is translated from the coding sequence ATGACGACTATGGATAATTTAGTGAAACTTGCTGTTAATGGCGGGATTGGATTTGGCTCCAAACTGAACTCAAAACAGCTGCTCGTCCTGGCAAAATATATGGAAGAAGATCAGGAACTGGAGCTGACTACGTTCCAGCAGTTATATATTGAAATTCCGGAAAGCAGGAAAGATGAGGCCATAGCAGAGTTTGAACAGGCTGGACTCAGCTGTTATCCTGTCGGAAGCTTCGTGAAAAGCCTGCGGACCTGCAATTTTTGCAAAGGAGCGGAGGAGGAAGGAATGCCGGTCGCAATCGAACTCAACAAAAGGATTGCTGGCAAACCTGTTCCTTTTACCCTGAAACCAGCCTATACCGGCTGCCCGGTTGGCTGCGGTGAACCGCTGATCAACGACATCGGCATCATGAAAGTGAAAGACGGCTACAGCCTGTATGCTGGCGGAAAATCAAAGGGCCAGGACGCTGCAGCTGGGACCCTGTTATTCGAACAGCTGACACCAGATGAACTTTATCAAAAGGTAGACAGATTAATCGAAATCTATAGTGAGCAAGGAAGAAAACGCGAGCAAATGCACAAATTCATCAACCGGTTCGGAAAAGCCGAGTTAATTGAACTGTTAAAATAG
- the iadA gene encoding beta-aspartyl-peptidase, with protein MLTLIKNGEVFAPDYLGKKDLLIVDRKIGFIEEEIELAEKYVKVIDATGKKIVPGFIDAHVHLIGGGGEGGFRTRTPEIQLTQATTAGITTLVGVLGTDGTTRTMPDLIAKARALEEEGITTYVQTGSYQVPVKTLTGKIEDDIILIDKIIGAGEIAIADHRSSQPTTEELAKIASAARIGGMLSGKSGIVNVHVGDSFDHLKLIEEVVEHTDIPIRQFYPTHINRNPHLFEAGIEYAKKGGWVDFTTSSIPKFLEEGEVKCSVALKRMLEAGVEIGQITFTSDGQASLPEFDENGELMGLQIGQVSSLYEAVKDAVLCEGIPLEAAIRVITANPAAVLKLSQKGRIEAGRDADLVLLDDSLEIDTVIAMGKVMVENKLPIVKGTFE; from the coding sequence ATGCTCACGCTGATAAAAAATGGAGAGGTTTTTGCCCCGGATTATCTTGGTAAGAAGGATTTACTGATAGTCGATCGGAAAATCGGGTTTATAGAGGAGGAAATCGAGCTTGCTGAAAAATACGTGAAGGTTATTGATGCGACAGGTAAGAAGATCGTTCCGGGATTCATCGATGCCCATGTCCACCTGATTGGCGGGGGCGGTGAGGGCGGATTCCGCACGAGAACGCCGGAGATCCAGCTGACACAGGCAACGACCGCTGGCATCACGACGCTAGTCGGTGTGCTCGGCACCGACGGGACGACCCGGACGATGCCAGACCTGATTGCCAAGGCCCGCGCGCTTGAGGAAGAAGGGATTACTACCTATGTCCAGACAGGTTCCTATCAGGTCCCAGTCAAAACGCTGACCGGAAAAATCGAGGACGATATCATTTTAATCGATAAAATCATCGGGGCCGGGGAGATCGCGATTGCCGACCATCGCTCCTCGCAGCCGACTACTGAAGAACTGGCAAAAATCGCTTCGGCAGCGCGCATTGGCGGAATGCTTTCTGGCAAGAGCGGCATCGTCAATGTCCATGTCGGTGACAGCTTTGACCATTTGAAGCTGATCGAGGAAGTAGTCGAGCATACCGATATCCCAATCAGGCAGTTTTATCCGACCCATATTAACCGGAATCCGCATCTGTTCGAAGCAGGCATTGAGTATGCGAAGAAAGGCGGCTGGGTTGATTTTACAACAAGTTCGATTCCGAAGTTTTTGGAGGAGGGCGAAGTTAAGTGCAGTGTTGCGCTGAAACGCATGCTTGAAGCCGGAGTTGAGATCGGACAAATCACCTTCACCTCTGACGGACAGGCGAGCCTGCCTGAATTTGATGAAAATGGTGAATTGATGGGTTTGCAGATCGGGCAGGTTTCCTCTTTATACGAAGCGGTCAAGGATGCTGTTTTATGTGAGGGCATCCCGCTCGAAGCTGCCATCCGTGTCATTACCGCAAACCCGGCGGCAGTCCTGAAACTATCGCAAAAAGGCAGGATTGAAGCTGGACGGGATGCAGATTTAGTCCTGCTTGATGACAGTCTTGAGATTGACACTGTCATTGCGATGGGGAAGGTCATGGTAGAGAATAAGCTTCCAATTGTGAAAGGGACATTTGAATAA
- a CDS encoding spore germination protein has translation MFFKKKKAEADNSSKNQKNLDEKELIPVDKAEFIQKIKECLHDSADLNIKELQNGFTLIFLDTLTDKKMLNGDVLARLEDAQASPNEALKHITVSSTSKHKYVEDVVDSILHGAVVVHSQGHPVIISALVGTQENRSLTRPENESQVLGPQIAFNESLATNISLIRRFLTNPNLCNESFSLGKQTNSAISLLYLKGIADDDMIDRMRERIKSIDIDGILDSSILVQLIEDNSFAIFPQLLLTERPDRACAWLLNGKMVVLVDGSVQVIGAPQTFIEFFQSMEDESVRWQIATFLRVLRVFSMVVSIFFTAIYVAALTFHYEIIPQTLLIPLGESRSRVPFPPIIEALLLETMIELLREAGARLPTKVGQTMGIVGGIVVGTAAVEAGFTSNILIIIIAVSALASFTTPNYMMGNVIRVLRFPLIILAGFWGFYGLMVGFCFLLIHLLRLSSLGTPFLAPFYPPRIEDWRDSIIRLPIGWTNNRPLQTRPMDRLKYQKRKTK, from the coding sequence ATGTTCTTTAAGAAAAAGAAAGCAGAAGCCGACAACAGCAGCAAGAATCAAAAAAACCTCGACGAAAAGGAATTAATCCCTGTAGATAAGGCCGAATTTATTCAAAAAATCAAGGAATGCCTTCATGATAGTGCGGATTTAAATATTAAGGAACTCCAAAATGGCTTTACACTGATTTTCTTGGACACATTGACGGATAAGAAGATGCTGAATGGAGACGTTCTCGCTCGTCTTGAAGATGCGCAAGCTTCCCCAAACGAGGCGCTTAAGCATATTACAGTATCCAGTACTTCCAAACATAAATATGTCGAAGATGTGGTTGATTCGATTTTACATGGAGCAGTGGTGGTCCATTCGCAAGGCCACCCTGTCATCATCAGCGCATTGGTTGGTACCCAGGAAAACCGGTCCTTGACCCGGCCGGAAAATGAATCACAGGTTTTGGGGCCTCAAATCGCCTTTAACGAGAGTCTTGCAACCAATATATCTCTTATCCGCCGATTTCTTACAAATCCAAATTTATGCAATGAGAGCTTTTCTTTAGGAAAACAAACGAATTCAGCGATTTCGCTTCTCTATTTAAAGGGAATTGCGGACGATGATATGATCGATCGGATGCGTGAGCGGATCAAATCAATCGACATTGACGGGATCCTTGACAGCTCAATTCTGGTACAGCTGATTGAAGACAATTCATTTGCCATTTTTCCGCAGCTGCTGCTGACAGAAAGACCGGATCGTGCCTGCGCCTGGCTCTTGAATGGAAAAATGGTGGTCCTTGTTGATGGCAGTGTGCAGGTTATCGGTGCACCGCAAACATTCATCGAGTTTTTCCAGAGTATGGAAGATGAAAGTGTTAGATGGCAAATCGCGACATTTCTCAGAGTCTTAAGGGTGTTCTCCATGGTTGTTTCGATTTTTTTCACGGCAATCTATGTGGCAGCTCTGACATTCCATTATGAAATTATCCCGCAAACCCTGCTGATCCCGCTTGGTGAGTCGAGGTCACGTGTACCCTTCCCGCCCATAATCGAGGCATTATTGCTGGAAACGATGATTGAACTCTTGCGGGAAGCCGGAGCCCGGCTGCCAACAAAAGTCGGCCAGACGATGGGTATCGTTGGCGGTATCGTCGTCGGGACTGCTGCCGTAGAAGCTGGATTCACAAGCAACATCCTGATCATCATCATCGCCGTTAGTGCACTCGCTTCGTTTACAACGCCAAACTATATGATGGGCAATGTTATTAGAGTCTTGCGTTTCCCATTAATCATACTTGCAGGATTCTGGGGATTTTACGGATTGATGGTTGGCTTTTGCTTCCTGCTGATCCATCTGCTCCGCCTATCCAGTCTGGGAACACCGTTTTTGGCGCCTTTTTATCCGCCGAGAATTGAAGATTGGCGAGACAGCATCATACGCCTGCCTATCGGATGGACAAACAACAGACCGTTGCAGACTAGGCCAATGGACAGATTGAAGTATCAGAAACGAAAAACCAAATAA